The genomic interval CGGCAATTCGTGAAAATAATTTCTGATGTTTCAGAGGCCCTCATACCGAGCTTATCTAATTTTTTTCCACCCTCAAAACCTTCTACACCTCTCTCTACAACAAAGGCGGTCATGCCATGAGAATCTCCTTTCTCTCCGGTTCTAATAATTACTACAGCTACATCTGAAGATATTCCATGCGTAATGAAAGTTTTGGTACCGTTTAAAATCCAATGATCGCCATCTTGCTTAGCTGTAGAAATCATACCGCCAGCATCTGATCCAGAAGAAGGCTCAGTTAATGCCCAGGCTCCAATCCACTCGGCAGAAGCCAACTTAGGAAGCCATCTCTTCTTCTGCTCGTCGTTTCCAAACTGGTAAATATGCCCAGAACAAAGTGAGTTATGAGCTGCTACAGATAAACCTATTGAGCCATCAATTTTTGAAATTTCTGAAATTACTGTGACATATTCTTTATAGTTAAACCCTGATCCTCCATATTCTTCAGGAAGAAGAACCCCCATCAAGCCTAACTTCCCTAACTCTTTAAACAGAGGTATAGGGAACTCTTGACTCTCGTCCCATTTCATAATATTTGGACGAATATGTTTATCGCCAAACTTTTTTATCATATCAGCGACCATCTGCTGATTCTCGGAAAGTTCAAAATTCATGTGACTCTATATAATTAGTAGGTAATTGTGCATACTTCGAAAAGTTAAGAAAAGTTTCCCTTAAGACTTCAATACAAGTAATTCGTTATGAATAAAGTTTGATAACGATTGTTGCCCAATCTCACTAAAGCCTTGCTTTAAACGCTTTAAGAGTCTGATTTCAATATTCATAGGAACCATAACATATT from Flavobacteriales bacterium carries:
- a CDS encoding acyl-CoA dehydrogenase family protein, with the translated sequence MNFELSENQQMVADMIKKFGDKHIRPNIMKWDESQEFPIPLFKELGKLGLMGVLLPEEYGGSGFNYKEYVTVISEISKIDGSIGLSVAAHNSLCSGHIYQFGNDEQKKRWLPKLASAEWIGAWALTEPSSGSDAGGMISTAKQDGDHWILNGTKTFITHGISSDVAVVIIRTGEKGDSHGMTAFVVERGVEGFEGGKKLDKLGMRASETSEIIFTNCRVHKDNVIGEVGEGFVQALKLLEGGRISIAALGLGIAKGAYEASVKYSKDRVQFGKPISSFQGISFKLAEMLMKIEASELLIYKAADLKDKGHKIIKESAIAKCYAGDVAVDVSNEAVQIFGGYGYTKEFPVEKFYRDSKLCTIGEGTTEIQKMVIAKQILKD